One Oryza glaberrima chromosome 11, OglaRS2, whole genome shotgun sequence genomic region harbors:
- the LOC127753751 gene encoding secreted RxLR effector protein 161-like yields MQPECHAMEQRLKLSKTSAAAPVNPTWYRGIVGCLRYLVHTRPDIAFSVGYVSRFMEAPTTEHEAAVKCILRYIAGTTEFGCHYHQSSSPVQLVGYSDADMAGDPDTRKSTTGVVFFLGTSPVSWQSVKQKVVALSSCEAEYIAATTAACQGVWLSQLLGEINQEELDAFKLLIDNKSAIALSKNPVFHERSKHIATRYHYIRERVEDGSVHVEFVGTEGQIADILTKALGRTRFLELRSRIGVADVKFRCKT; encoded by the coding sequence ATGCAACCCGAGTGCCACGCAATGGAACAACGCCTCAAGCTCAGCAAAACCAGTGCTGCGGCGCCGGTGAACCCCACCTGGTACCGTGGCATTGTTGGCTGTTTGCGGTATCTGGTACATACGAGGCCGGATATTGCGTTCTCGGTGGGCTACGTGAGCCGCTTCATGGAGGCGCCCACCACCGAGCACGAAGCGGCGGTGAAGTGCATACTGCGCTATATCGCCGGCACGACGGAGTTCGGGTGTCACTACCACCAGTCCAGCAGCCCTGTTCAGTTGGTTGGATACAGTGACGCGGACATGGCCGGCGACCCAGACACGCGCAAGAGTACGACCGgtgtcgtcttcttcctcgggACAAGCCCGGTCAGCTGGCAATCCGTCAAGCAAAAGGTTGTCGCGCTTTCGTCTTGCGAGGCGGAGTACATCGCTGCCACAACGGCTGCATGCCAAGGCGTCTGGCTCTCTCAGTTGCTAGGAGAGATCAATCAAGAAGAGCTGGACGCGTTCAAGCTTCTCATTGATAACAAATCAGCAATTGCCCTCAGCAAAAATCCGGTGTTCCATGAGAGGAGCAAGCACATCGCTACCCGCTACCACTACATTCGAGAACGGGTGGAAGATGGCTCCGTTCATGTCGAGTTCGTTGGGACTGAGGGGCAGATTGCAGACATTTTGACCAAGGCACTTGGGCGCACACGTTTTCTGGAGCTTCGCTCCCGCATTGGCGTTGCCGACGTCAAATTCAGGTgcaagacttag